Proteins encoded together in one Gemmatimonadota bacterium window:
- a CDS encoding cellulase family glycosylhydrolase, with amino-acid sequence MTRWTIEKAHAWYRDAGVIRGCNYLPRTAVNMTEMWQAPTFDPETIDQELGWAAAAGYNSVRIFVQYLVWEDDPEGLKERLDRFLAIASRHGVSTMVILFCDCYFGGRDPYLGPQDGPVPGVHNSQWVPSPGFDRLADRDAWPGLERYVKDIVGSFGSDPRVLVWDLYNEPDDDLRSQPLVEDAFAWARSVDPVQPLTTGPWTWNAFEDDLSALLFELSDIITFHYYGAAEDIGPGLARCNAHGRPVICTEWLRRHHGNTFAEMLPVFAENRIGWYNWGFVAGRTQTYLAWESKQGDPTPAVWQHDMMHPDGTPLDPGELDLIRRFEFAG; translated from the coding sequence CTGCCGCGCACGGCCGTGAACATGACCGAGATGTGGCAGGCGCCCACTTTCGACCCGGAAACCATCGACCAGGAACTGGGCTGGGCCGCGGCGGCGGGCTACAACAGCGTACGGATCTTCGTACAGTACCTGGTCTGGGAAGATGACCCCGAGGGCCTGAAGGAGCGGTTGGACCGCTTTCTCGCCATCGCGTCGCGGCACGGCGTCAGCACCATGGTCATCCTCTTCTGCGATTGCTACTTCGGGGGACGCGACCCCTACCTGGGACCCCAGGACGGCCCGGTGCCCGGCGTGCACAACAGCCAGTGGGTGCCGAGTCCGGGGTTCGACCGCCTGGCCGACCGGGATGCCTGGCCGGGCCTCGAGCGCTACGTGAAGGACATCGTCGGCAGTTTCGGATCGGACCCGCGCGTGCTCGTGTGGGACCTGTACAACGAACCGGACGACGACCTGCGGAGCCAGCCGCTCGTCGAGGATGCCTTCGCCTGGGCCCGTTCGGTCGACCCCGTGCAGCCACTTACCACGGGACCATGGACCTGGAACGCCTTCGAAGACGACCTCTCTGCACTGCTGTTCGAACTGTCCGATATCATCACCTTCCACTACTACGGGGCGGCCGAAGACATCGGTCCGGGCCTTGCTCGGTGCAATGCGCACGGCCGGCCCGTGATCTGCACCGAGTGGCTGCGGCGGCACCACGGCAACACCTTCGCGGAGATGCTCCCCGTATTCGCGGAAAACCGGATCGGATGGTACAACTGGGGGTTTGTGGCGGGGAGGACGCAGACCTACCTGGCCTGGGAGTCGAAGCAGGGCGATCCCACTCCGGCGGTCTGGCAGCACGACATGATGCATCCCGACGGCACACCGCTCGACCCCGGGGAGCTGGACCTCATCCGAAGGTTCGAATTTGCCGGGTGA